GCCGTCTGCCCCATCTCGATTGCAACCGTCATGTGCCCCGACTCAAGCCCGCTTCACGCAGAGGCTGGCGCTTAACAAGCGCGGGCGCGCACGTCGAGCGTTTGCAATGGACTGTCCCAGATTGCGGGATGGGCTGTGGATGGTTCGCAGATGGAACCCGATCGCGGGCTGCCCAGTTCCCTGTCGACGCGCCTCTTGCCGTGAGGGCCGGCGCTTGGGCCCGCGCGCATTTGACGGTACTGTGCGGCGAAAAAGGGGCCAGGAGTGAACGAGCATTCGGATGCCGGTCACGCGACGTTCAAGGCGTTCGCGCGCGGAGCCGACTTCCTGCAGGGTGGCGGGGAGATGGGGGCGCTCATGCGCATCCATGATTGGTCGCGGACGCCGTTGGGGCCGCCCGAGAGCTGGCCTCAGTCCTTGCGCACTTCGATCAGCACCTGCCTGGACTGCGCGTTCCCGATCCTGATCTGGTGGGGCCCGGAGCTCGTCATGCTCTACAATGACGAGTATCGCCTGATCCTCGGCTCGCAGAAGCATCCCGCGGCGCTGGGGGCGCCAGGGCGCGCGGTATGGTCCGAGATCTGGGAGGTCATCGGCCCGATGCTGCGGCACGTCGTTAGGCTTGGCGAAGCGACCCGCTCACGCGACATGCGGCTGTTCATCGACCGCCACGGCTACTTGGAGGAGACCTATTTTTCGTTCTCCTATTCGCCGATTCGCGATGAGACCGGCGGCGTCGGCGGCGTCTTCACCCCCGTCATCGAGACGACGGCCCGGGTCGTGGGCGAGCGCCGTATGCGGACCTTGCGCGATCTCGCCGCGCGCGGCCGTGCCGACAGTCTGGCGCATGCTTGTCGCGAAGCCACCGACGTCCTCGCCGAGAATCCGCATGATGTCCCGTTTGCGCTGATCTACCAACTCAGCGAGGATCAGCGATCGGCACGGTTGTTGAGCGCCGCGGGGGGGCACCCGGACAGCGCCATCGCGCCGGCGCAGATTGCCCTCGACAGTGACGGGCTGTGGCCGATCCGAGCGGCGGCGCGCGCGGTGGCGCCGATTCGCGTCGTGCTGGATCGTGCGAAATTTGCCGGCGTGCCGACCGGCGCATGGCCCGAGCCGCCACAGCTGGCGCTGGTGCTGCCGGTTGCGACGGGCCGGGAGCAGGCGACGGCGATCCTGATCTGTGGCGTCAATCCGCGCCGCGCCCTCGATGCCGAGCACCAGGGCTTCTTCGATCTGATGGCCGCTCAGCTCGGCAGCTCCTTTGCGGAGACGCTGGCCTATGAACAGGAGCGGCGCCGCGCAGAGGTGCTCGCCGAGATCGATCGGGCCAAGACCGCGTTCTTCACCAATGTCAGCCACGAATTCCGTACGCCGCTGACGCTGATGCTCGGTCCGCTCGAAGATGTCCTGCTGCGGTCGCAGGCCTTGCCGCCTGCGGATCGCGACCGGCTGGAGATCGCCGAGCGCAATGTCTTGCGGCTGCTCAAGCTGGTCAACACGCTGCTGGATTTCTCGCGGATCGAGGCCGGCAGGATGCAGGCGGTCTACGCGCCGGTCGATCTCGCGAGCCTGACCGCGGAGATCGCCAGCACCTTCCGCTCGGCGATCGAGGCCGCCGGTCTCAGGCTGATGGTGGATTGCCCGCCGCTGCCGGAGCCGGCCTATGTCGATCCCGAAATGTGGGAGAAGATCGTCCTCAACCTGCTGTCCAACGCGTTCAAATTCACCTTTGCGGGCGACATCGAGGTCCGGGTCGTCACCTGCGATCGTCATTTCGAACTGAGCGTGAAGGACACCGGGACCGGCATCCCGCAGCACGAGCTGCCGCGGCTGTTCGAGCGTTTCCATCGCGTCGCCGGCGCGTACGGCCGCACCCATGAAGGCTCGGGCATCGGGCTCGCGCTGGTGCATGAGCTCGCCAAGCTGCACGGCGGATCCGTCGCAGCGACCAGCGAAGCCGGGCAGGGCAGCACGTTCGCGGTCAGGATTCCCAGGGGACGAAGTCATCTGCCGTTCGACCAGGTCGACGCGGCGCCAGCGCAGGAACCGATCCTTCGCGGTGCGCGGCCCTTCATCGAGGAGGCGTTGCGCTGGCTGCCGGATCCGCCGCCGCTCGACGCGCATGCCGTTCCGGACATCGACATCACCACCCCCTCAGCCGGCAGGGCCGGGCCGCGCCCCCGTATCCTGCTGGCCGACGACAATGCCGATATGCGCGACTATGTCCGCCGCCTGCTCGCCTCGCGCTACGATGTCGAGACCGTCGCCGATGGCGAAGCCGCGCTCGCGGCCATCGCCCGCGACAAGCCCGACCTCGTTCTGTCTGATGTGATGATGCCGCGCATCGACGGCATGCAGTTGCTTGCGCGGCTGCGCGCCGATGAACGGGTCGGCACTATCCCGGTGATCCTGGTGTCGGCCCGGGCCGGAGAAGAGAGCCGCGTCGAAGGCATGGAGGCCGGTGCGGATGACTATCTCATCAAGCCGTTCAGTGCGCGTGAACTGCTGGCGCGCGTCGAGGCGCATCTCAAGATGGCCCGTCTGCGTGCCGAAGCGACGGAGCGGCTGCGCGCCAGCGAGGAGCGCTATCGCGCTTTCGTAACCGCGAGTTCCGACGTCATCTATCGCATGAGCCCCGACTGGCGGGAGATGCGCCAGTTGCAGGGCAAGGACTTCATCGCCGATACAATGAACCCGAGCCAAGGCTGGCTCGCGAAATACATTCATCCGGACGATCAGGCGCAGGTGACTGCGGCGATCAGCAGGGCGGTCGCGACGAAGGGCATGTTTGAGCTGGAGCACCGTATCATCCGGATCGATGGCAGCCTCGGTTGGATCCATTCGCGCGCCATCCCCATTCTCGGGCGTGACGGCGAGATCATCGAGTGGTTCGGGACGGCGCGCGACATCTCCGAGCAGAACAAGGCCGAACGGGAGTTGCGCAAGAGCGAGGAGCGCCTGCGCAGCGCGGTCGAGGTCGGTCGGCTCGGCCTGTGGGACTGGAACGTCGCGACCGGCGAGGTCTACTGGTCGGACGAGCACTTCCGCATGGAAGGCTATGGCGTTGGCGAACTGACTCCGAGCTACGAGGCCTGGGCGGCGCGCATCCATCCCGACGATCGTCCCGCAGCCGAAGCCGCGCTTCACCGCGCGATGGAGGCGCACCAAGAGTATGTCAGCGAGTTTCGCGTGGTGCATCCGGGGGGCGCAATTCGCTACCTCTACGGCCGTGGGCGCTTCTTCTATGACGACGCGGGACGACCGATCCGCATGACCGGCGCCATGGTCGACGTGACCGAGCGGCGTGAATGGGAGGAGCGGCAGAAGGTGCTGGTGGCCGAACTGCAGCATCGCACCCGCAACCTGCTGGGCGTGGTCAGCTCGATGGCCGACAAGACGGCGCGCGCCAGCACCGATCTCGGCGATTTTCGAGCTCGCTTCCGTGATCGGCTGGATACGCTGTCACGCGCCCAGGGCCTGCTGTCCCGCCTCAAGGAGCATGATCGCGTCACCTTCGACGATCTGATCCGTAGCGAGCTGTGGGCTGTCGCCGGCGGTTCGGAGCGCATCGGGCTGTCGGGGCCGTCCGGCGTAAGGCTGCGGTCGTCGACCGTTCAGACCCTTGCCATGGCGCTGCACGAGCTCGCCACCAACGCGGTCAAGTATGGCGCGCTGGCGCAGCCGTCGGGCCGGCTCTGCGTGGTCTGGTCGCTCGAGCGCGAAGGCGCGGAGGGACAGCCCTGGCTGCATATCGAGTGGCGCGAAAGCGGCGTCGACATGCCGCCGCCAGACACGATGCCCAGCGGCACGGGGCAGGGGCGCGAGCTGATCGAACAGGCCTTGCCCTATCAGCTCAGCGCGAGGACCTCGTACGCCTTCGAATCCGACGGTGTCCGTTGCACGATATCGATTCCCGTTTCGCTCACCACACTGGAGCTCGAGGATCATGCCTGAACGCTCGCTTCGCGACCGTCATATCCTCATCGTCGAGGACGAGTACATGCTTGCCGATGAGCTGCGCTGCGCCTTCGGCGACGCCGGCGGCACGATCCTGGGCCCGGTCGGAACCGTCCCCGACGCGCTCGCCTTGATCAAACGCGAGGGGCGGATCGAAGGCGCCGTTCTCGACGTGAATCTGCGCGGCGACATGGCGTTTCCGGTTGCCGATCTGCTAGTCGAACGCGGCGTGCCCTTCGTCTTCACCACCGGCTATGACGAATCGGTCATCCCGGACCGCTTCTCGAAGATCCTCCGCTGCGAGAAGCCGATTGCCGTCGACGGGATCATGCGCGCGCTCGGACGCCTGATCAAGAAGACGGCGCCGCAATGACGCGCCGGTCGGATGGAGCTGGGCGCCTCACACCTCGCGCCGGCTGAGGAAGGCGAGCCGCTCGAACAGGTGGACGTCCTGCTCGTTCTTGAGCAGCGCACCGTGCAGCGGCGGGATCAGCTTGCGCGGGTCGCGCTCGCGCAGCTGCTCAGGACCGATGTCCTCGTTGAGCAGCAGCTTGAGCCAGTCGAGCAGCTCGGAGGTCGACGGCTTCTTCTTCAGGCCGGGCACGTCGCGGACCTCGAAGAAGATGCGCAGGGCCTCCTCGACCAGTCGCTTCTTGATGTTCGGGAAGTGCACGTCGACGATGCGGCCCATCGTATCCGGATCGGGGAACTTGATGTAGTGGAAGAAGCAGCGGCGCAGGAACGCATCCGGCAACTCCTTCTCGTTGTTGGACGTGATGATGACGATCGGGCGCAGCTTCGCCTTGATGGTCTCGTTGGTCTCGTAGACGTGGAATTCCATCCGGTCGAGCTCGAGCAGCAGGTCGTTCGGAAACTCGATGTCGGCCTTGTCGATCTCGTCGATCAAGAGCACCGGTCGCTGCTCGGCCGTGAAGGCCTCCCACAGCTTGCCGCGCTTGATGTAGTTCTTGATGTCGGACACCCTGGAGTCGCCGAGCTGGCTGTCGCGTAGCCGCGAGACGGCGTCGTATTCGTAAAGGCCCTGCTGCGCCTTGGTGGTCGACTTGATGTGCCAGGTGAGCAGCGGCGCGTTGACGGCCTTGGCGACTTCCTCGGCCAGCACGGTCTTGCCCGTCCCCGGCTCGCCCTTCACCAGCAGCGGGCGCTCGAGCACGATCGCCGCATTGACGGCCACTTTGAGGTCGTCGGTGGCGACGTAGTCCTGGGTGCCGGTAAATTTCATTGCGTCTCGCTCATCGTTCGAACTTGTGTTGAGTGGCTACAGCGGCAACGCCGCTGCGGCCTTAAGATGATGGCTGCCATCGGAAGCAGAAATAATCAAGCGCGCCTGATCAATGAGAGGATCACGAGCACGATGACGGCGCCGATCGTGGCGTCCAGGATCGCCCCCAGCGTGCCGCTGGCAAGCGCAATGTGCAGCGCCGGCAGCACGTAGCTTGCGACCAGCGCGCCGATGATGCCGATGACCATGTTGCCGATCAGGCCGAAACCTGCGCCGCGCACGATCAGCCCCGCCAGCCAGCCCGCGACGGCGCCGATGATCAGTGCTGCAATAATACCCATCAAAGCCCCCATTCCACCTGTTGTTCCAGGGATTGTAGAGCAAAATGCCGGCGGGTCCAGCGTGGGGCGTGGAGCGGCCCTTGACGCGCCCTCCCAGCCGCGCGATCTAATGGGCATGTTCCTGCAATTCTTCACAGCACTGCGCGATGCGCAGGTCCCGGTCTCCTTGCGTGAATATCTCACGCTGATGGAGGCCGTCGACGCCGACCTCGCCGAGCATTCGGTCGAGAACTTCTACTATCTCTCGCGCACCGCGCTGGTGAAGGACGAGCGCAATCTCGACAAGTTCGATCGCGTATTCGGCACCGTGTTCAAGGGGCTGGAGAACCTGCTCGACGCGATGGAGAAGGCCGAGATTCCCGAGGAATGGCTGAGGAAGCTGGCCGAGAAATACCTCACCGAGGAGGAGAAGAAAGAGATCGAGGCCATGGGCTGGGACAAGCTCATGGAGACGTTGAAGAAGCGCCTGGAGGAGCAGAAGGGCCGCCATCAGGGCGGTAACAAGTGGATCGGCACCGCCGGCACCTCGCCGTTCGGCGCCTATGGCTACAACCCCGAAGGCGTCCGCATCGGTCAGGAGAAGAACCGCAACAACCGCGCCGTGAAGGTGTGGGACCGGCGCGAGTTCAAGGATCTCGACGGCAATGTCGAGCTGGGCATCCGCAACATCAAGGTGGCGCTGCGCCGGCTGCGCAAGTTCGCCCGCACCGGTGCGCCCGACGAGCTCGATCTGGACACCACGATCCGCGAAACCGCCAACCACGGCTATCTCGACGTGCACATGCGTCCCGAGCGGCGCAATGCGGTGAAGGTGCTGGTGTTCTTCGACATCGGCGGCTCGATGGATTCCCACGTCGCGCAGGTCGAGGAGCTGTTCTCGGCCGCCAAGAGCGAATTCAAGCACATGGAATATTTCTACTTCCACAACTGCCTCTACGAGGGCGTGTGGAAGCAGAACAAGCGGCGTTTCACCGACCGCACGCCGACCTGGGACGTGCTGCACAAGTACCCGCACGACTACAAGGTCGTGTTCGTCGGCGACGCCTCGATGTCGCCTTATGAGATCATGGTGCCCGGCGGTTCGGTCGAGCACGTCAACGAAGAGCCGGGGTCGGTGTGGCTCGACCGCGTCATCCGCACCTATCCACACGCGGTGTGGCTCAATCCGGTGGCGCAGAAGCACTGGGACTATTCTGAGTCCACCACCATCATTCGCCGCATCTTCTCCGAGCGCATGTATCCGATCACGATTGAGGGATTGGAAGCGGCGATTAAGGAGCTGGTCCGGTAGGCAGTCCCGTCATTCCGGGCGGTTCGGTCCTGACCGACCACCCCGAATGACGAGGTCGAAACGGCGCCGCGCGACGGCTGGACACGACGAAGGAAGAAGGCATGCCCCAGACCATCACGCGCGGCATCAAGGCGCTGCTCGATGAAGCCAACGCCGAGATCGAGACGCTCTCGGCGGCTGAGGCGATCGCGGCGGCGAAGCGCGACGATGTCGTGATCGTCGATATCAGGGATCCCCGAGAGATCGAGCGCGAGGGCAGGATTCCCGGCGCGTTCTCGTGCACCCGCGGCATGCTGGAGTTCTGGATCGACCCGCAGAGCCCCTACGCCAAGCCGATCTTTCAGCAGGACAAGACGTTCATCTTTCATTGCGCCGGCGGCCTGCGCTCGGCGCTCGCGGCCAAGACCGCACAGGACATGGGTCTGACGCCTGTCGCCCATATCGGCGGCGGCTTCGCGGCGTGGCGCGACGCCGGCGGGCCGGTCGAGGCCTGGGCGCCGAAGAAGAAGGATTGATCGCTGCCCATCCCGCGCGGACTTGACCCGCGTGTCCATCGCTTCGACAAGGTGGATCGCCGGATCTCAAGTCCGGCGATGACGACTGAATGTGAAGTCCGGAGCTCTTGCGCATGACCATCCACGACGACCCTCTCGTCTCCACCGACTGGCTCGCTGCGCATCTGGGCGATCCCAAGGTGAAGGTGCTCGACGCGACCTTCAAGATGCCGGGTGTGCTGCCGCTGCCGAAGGACGATTATCTGAAGGCGCACATCCCCGGCGCCGTGTTTTTCGACGTCGACGAGGTCTCCGACCATTCCAATCCGCTGCCGCACATGTATCCGAGCGCCGAGCAGTTCGGCCGCGACGCGGGCCGGCTCGGCGTCAGCAATGGCGATACGGTCGTGGTCTATGATTCCGGCGGCTGGGTCGCCGCGCCGCGCGCCTGGTGGATGTTCCTGTCATTCGGCCACACGGATGTGCGCGTGCTCGACGGCGGGCTGAAGAAGTGGATGGCGGAGGGGCGCCCGGTCGAGAGCGGACAGGTCACGCCGGCGCTCGGCACGTTCAGCGCGAAGTTCGATGCCGCGCGCGTGCGCCGGATCGAGCAGATGGTTGCCAATCTCGCCGGCAATGCCGAGCAGGTGATCGATGCACGGCAGGCGCCGCGCTTCGCGGGCGAGGTCGCCGAGCCGCGGCCCGGCCTCCGATCCGGCCATATCCCCGGCAGCCGAAATCTGCCTTATGCGGAGCTGTTTGACGCGGCGACCGGCGTGATGAAGCCGCTCGACCGGTTGCGCGAGGCATTCGGCGCCGCTGGCGTCGATCTCGCCAAGCCGATCGTCACCTCCTGCGGCTCCGGGGTGTCGGCGGCCGTGCTGACGCTGGCGCTCTATCGTCTCGGCATCCGCGACACCGCGCTCTACGACGGCTCATGGTCGGAGTGGGGCATCGAGAACGGTCCGCCGGTTGCGACGGGGCTGGCCTGATCGGCTGGCTCCGCCTATCGCGTGCGCGGCCCGGCAGCCTGCTGGCCGACCGCCTGCGGTTGACCAAACGGCTGCTGTCCGAATGGATCGGGGAAGGCAGTCTGTTGCTGCTGGGCGGCCGCGGCTTGCCGAGCCGACCGGAGCCGCTGGGCGATGCGCCGCTGCTTGGCGCGGCGCGCAGCGATCTGCTTCTCCCGGGCCTGGCGCTTCTTGAGGATGCTCCGGCGCAACTGAACGCTCGCGACCTTCACCGAGGCACGATGCTCGCTGGCGGCAGGCCGCTCCT
This region of Bradyrhizobium sp. SZCCHNS1050 genomic DNA includes:
- a CDS encoding response regulator, which encodes MPERSLRDRHILIVEDEYMLADELRCAFGDAGGTILGPVGTVPDALALIKREGRIEGAVLDVNLRGDMAFPVADLLVERGVPFVFTTGYDESVIPDRFSKILRCEKPIAVDGIMRALGRLIKKTAPQ
- a CDS encoding GlsB/YeaQ/YmgE family stress response membrane protein, whose amino-acid sequence is MGIIAALIIGAVAGWLAGLIVRGAGFGLIGNMVIGIIGALVASYVLPALHIALASGTLGAILDATIGAVIVLVILSLIRRA
- a CDS encoding VWA domain-containing protein, translating into MFLQFFTALRDAQVPVSLREYLTLMEAVDADLAEHSVENFYYLSRTALVKDERNLDKFDRVFGTVFKGLENLLDAMEKAEIPEEWLRKLAEKYLTEEEKKEIEAMGWDKLMETLKKRLEEQKGRHQGGNKWIGTAGTSPFGAYGYNPEGVRIGQEKNRNNRAVKVWDRREFKDLDGNVELGIRNIKVALRRLRKFARTGAPDELDLDTTIRETANHGYLDVHMRPERRNAVKVLVFFDIGGSMDSHVAQVEELFSAAKSEFKHMEYFYFHNCLYEGVWKQNKRRFTDRTPTWDVLHKYPHDYKVVFVGDASMSPYEIMVPGGSVEHVNEEPGSVWLDRVIRTYPHAVWLNPVAQKHWDYSESTTIIRRIFSERMYPITIEGLEAAIKELVR
- a CDS encoding MoxR family ATPase — its product is MKFTGTQDYVATDDLKVAVNAAIVLERPLLVKGEPGTGKTVLAEEVAKAVNAPLLTWHIKSTTKAQQGLYEYDAVSRLRDSQLGDSRVSDIKNYIKRGKLWEAFTAEQRPVLLIDEIDKADIEFPNDLLLELDRMEFHVYETNETIKAKLRPIVIITSNNEKELPDAFLRRCFFHYIKFPDPDTMGRIVDVHFPNIKKRLVEEALRIFFEVRDVPGLKKKPSTSELLDWLKLLLNEDIGPEQLRERDPRKLIPPLHGALLKNEQDVHLFERLAFLSRREV
- the sseA gene encoding 3-mercaptopyruvate sulfurtransferase, producing MTIHDDPLVSTDWLAAHLGDPKVKVLDATFKMPGVLPLPKDDYLKAHIPGAVFFDVDEVSDHSNPLPHMYPSAEQFGRDAGRLGVSNGDTVVVYDSGGWVAAPRAWWMFLSFGHTDVRVLDGGLKKWMAEGRPVESGQVTPALGTFSAKFDAARVRRIEQMVANLAGNAEQVIDARQAPRFAGEVAEPRPGLRSGHIPGSRNLPYAELFDAATGVMKPLDRLREAFGAAGVDLAKPIVTSCGSGVSAAVLTLALYRLGIRDTALYDGSWSEWGIENGPPVATGLA
- a CDS encoding rhodanese-like domain-containing protein, producing MPQTITRGIKALLDEANAEIETLSAAEAIAAAKRDDVVIVDIRDPREIEREGRIPGAFSCTRGMLEFWIDPQSPYAKPIFQQDKTFIFHCAGGLRSALAAKTAQDMGLTPVAHIGGGFAAWRDAGGPVEAWAPKKKD
- a CDS encoding PAS domain-containing protein; its protein translation is MNEHSDAGHATFKAFARGADFLQGGGEMGALMRIHDWSRTPLGPPESWPQSLRTSISTCLDCAFPILIWWGPELVMLYNDEYRLILGSQKHPAALGAPGRAVWSEIWEVIGPMLRHVVRLGEATRSRDMRLFIDRHGYLEETYFSFSYSPIRDETGGVGGVFTPVIETTARVVGERRMRTLRDLAARGRADSLAHACREATDVLAENPHDVPFALIYQLSEDQRSARLLSAAGGHPDSAIAPAQIALDSDGLWPIRAAARAVAPIRVVLDRAKFAGVPTGAWPEPPQLALVLPVATGREQATAILICGVNPRRALDAEHQGFFDLMAAQLGSSFAETLAYEQERRRAEVLAEIDRAKTAFFTNVSHEFRTPLTLMLGPLEDVLLRSQALPPADRDRLEIAERNVLRLLKLVNTLLDFSRIEAGRMQAVYAPVDLASLTAEIASTFRSAIEAAGLRLMVDCPPLPEPAYVDPEMWEKIVLNLLSNAFKFTFAGDIEVRVVTCDRHFELSVKDTGTGIPQHELPRLFERFHRVAGAYGRTHEGSGIGLALVHELAKLHGGSVAATSEAGQGSTFAVRIPRGRSHLPFDQVDAAPAQEPILRGARPFIEEALRWLPDPPPLDAHAVPDIDITTPSAGRAGPRPRILLADDNADMRDYVRRLLASRYDVETVADGEAALAAIARDKPDLVLSDVMMPRIDGMQLLARLRADERVGTIPVILVSARAGEESRVEGMEAGADDYLIKPFSARELLARVEAHLKMARLRAEATERLRASEERYRAFVTASSDVIYRMSPDWREMRQLQGKDFIADTMNPSQGWLAKYIHPDDQAQVTAAISRAVATKGMFELEHRIIRIDGSLGWIHSRAIPILGRDGEIIEWFGTARDISEQNKAERELRKSEERLRSAVEVGRLGLWDWNVATGEVYWSDEHFRMEGYGVGELTPSYEAWAARIHPDDRPAAEAALHRAMEAHQEYVSEFRVVHPGGAIRYLYGRGRFFYDDAGRPIRMTGAMVDVTERREWEERQKVLVAELQHRTRNLLGVVSSMADKTARASTDLGDFRARFRDRLDTLSRAQGLLSRLKEHDRVTFDDLIRSELWAVAGGSERIGLSGPSGVRLRSSTVQTLAMALHELATNAVKYGALAQPSGRLCVVWSLEREGAEGQPWLHIEWRESGVDMPPPDTMPSGTGQGRELIEQALPYQLSARTSYAFESDGVRCTISIPVSLTTLELEDHA